From a single Apium graveolens cultivar Ventura chromosome 2, ASM990537v1, whole genome shotgun sequence genomic region:
- the LOC141684996 gene encoding uncharacterized protein LOC141684996: MVSKRGIKANPDKIKAILDMEPPRSIKDVRKLTGRVATFFSFFKALKKVKDFAWTDESQEAFEDMKKYMVQAPLLAKPILNKTLYLYLAVSENSLSVVLVKEELKIQKPIYYVSKILHGVELNYSTIENFALALHIPREENAKADALSKFASSEVEESSGSVYFRVLKTRRIDIKLVTPIGLGESWIDPIKAHIQTGWLPNDVKEARKLAVRTPRYGIPRILVTDNGTQFNNEEFRKYCEENEIEPRFTSVAHPQANGQAEVANRIIFDGLKKRIEKSRNKWVDEILSILWAYRTTCRVTIGATPFMLAYGAESVVPVEISHSSPRIQAYNVEENEEEQRLALDLIDEVRDKSQAKIEKYQKKASFYYNLRVK; this comes from the exons atggtctccaaaaGGGGAATTAAGGCCAACCCAGACAAGATAAAGGCCATCTTAGACATGGAACCTCCACGTTCCATAAAGGATGTTCGGAAACTCACCGGAAGAGTTGCAACTTTTTTCTCCTTCTTCAAGGCTTTGAAGAAAGTGAAAGACTTTGCATGGACTGATGAAAGCCAAGAGGCATTCGAGGATATGAAGAAATACATGGTTCAAGCACCACTGTTGGCCAAACCAATTCTTAATAAAACTTTGTACTTATATTTGGCTGTTTCAGAAAATTCCTTGAGCGTCGTATTGGTTAAAGAGGAACTTAAAATCCAAAAACCTATATATTATGTCAGTAAGATTCTACATGGGGTTGAGTTGAATTATTCTACTATTGAAAattttgctttagccttg CACATTCCGagagaggaaaatgctaaggccgATGCGCTGTCCAAGTTCGCCTCGTCGGAGGTAGAAGAAAGTTCTGGGAGCGTGTATTTTCGTGTTTTGAAAACACGAAGAATTGATATTAAACTTGTTACCCCTATAGGGCTTGGGgaatcatggatagatcccattaaggcccacatcCAAACTGGTTGGCTCCCGAATGATGTGAAAGAAGCACGAAAGTTGGCTGTGCGGACACCGAG ATACGGAATTCCTCGCATCTTGGTAactgataatggaacacaattcaataatgaggaatttaGGAAGTACTGTGAGGAAAATGAGATTGAGCCACGGTTCACTTCCGTAGCCCATCCTCaggccaatgggcaagcagaagtggcaaatcgaatcATTTTtgatggattaaagaagaggattgaaaaATCCAGGAATAAatgggtagatgagatactttCGATACTTTGGGCTTACAGGACCACTTGTAGAGTCACTATAGGAGCAACACCATTTATGTTGGCTTATGGGGCAGAATCggtagttccagtggagatatcacattcatcTCCAAGAATCCAAGCATATAATGTTGAAGAAAATGAGGAGGagcaaaggttagccctggatttgaTAGATGAAGTGCGGGATAAATCACAAGCAAAGATTGAGAAATATCAAAAAAAAGCTTCCTTTTATTACAATCTAAGGGTGAAATAA